One stretch of Punica granatum isolate Tunisia-2019 chromosome 5, ASM765513v2, whole genome shotgun sequence DNA includes these proteins:
- the LOC116209461 gene encoding tobamovirus multiplication protein 1-like, whose product MGRIGVGLAAVSTVDVGALLGSWWDEINDSPRWQDGIFYTLCAAYALVSFIALIQLIRIELRVPEYGWTTQKVFHLMNFIVNGVRAIVFGFHTEVFFLRPKVVTWILLDLPGLLFFSTYTLLVLFWAEIYHQARSLPTDKLRVVYISVNAAMYFIQACIWIYLWIHDNSVVEFIGKIFIAAVSIIAALGFLLYGGRLFFMLRRFPIESKGRRKKLHEVGSVTAICFTCFIIRCIVELVSAFDSSNASLDVLYHPVLNLIYYMLVEILPSALVLYILRKLPPKRVSAQYHPIR is encoded by the exons ATGGGGAGGATTGGAGTCGGACTGGCGGCGGTGTCGACGGTTGATGTCGGTGCTCTGCTCGGGAGCTGGTGGGACGAGATCAACGACTCCCCTCGCTGGCAGGACGGCATCTTCTACACTCTCTGCGCCGCCTACGCCCTCGTCTCCTTCATTGCCTTG ATTCAATTAATAAGGATCGAACTGAGAGTGCCCGAATATGGCTGGACGACGCAAAAGGTTTTCCACCTCATGAACTTCATTGTCAATGGAG TACGTGCTATTGTATTTGGATTTCACACCGAAGTCTTCTTTTTACGCCCAAAG GTGGTCACTTGGATTCTGTTGGATCTTCCGGGACTCCTGTTCTTTTCTACTTACACACTTCTAGTCCTGTTCTGGGCAGAAATATATCATCAG GCAAGGAGTTTACCAACTGATAAGCTGAGGGTTGTCTACATCTCAGTAAATGCTGCAATGTACTTTATTCAG GCTTGCATATGGATTTACTTGTGGATACATGACAACAGTGTCGTGGAATTCATTGGCAAAATATTTATTGCGG CGGTGTCAATAATAGCTGCACTGGGGTTCTTGCTGTATGGAGGAAG GTTATTTTTCATGCTGAGGCGGTTTCCTATTGAGTCTaaaggaagaaggaagaagctTCATGAg GTCGGATCTGTCACAGCCATATGTTTCACCTGCTTTATTATTAGATGCATTGTG GAACTTGTATCTGCTTTTGATTCGAGCAATGCATCACTCGATGTTTTGTACCATCCAGTCTTGAATTTGATCTACTATATG CTCGTGGAGATCCTACCTTCAGCTTTAGTCCTATATATCCTCCGAAAGTTGCCTCCCAAGAGGGTATCCGCCCAATACCATCCCATCCGTTAG
- the LOC116209458 gene encoding abnormal spindle-like microcephaly-associated protein homolog: MDPMEPQSSSSSLLLRDISNFKTPRRPCHYKPGAASRSNLQSPSPRFFSASKQTPRTASTARRPSATARRLKAFEIEQSRSSRKAQLQKQHSLRTLSKSLTAWLNFLFDNPRSCGCGSDSSLMGQGSRGMGPSGKGKRDSGPEQAVGLEATWRSPKRQRDLRWKIPEEGDGGSGPIAFSSSAFAKLRDSLTEVCSFDDLVERMSVYLSLDCCKEIFTVMTQVTKNIDDGRLKMKAHCPIVTDFGMKEKATKTLFSYNHLWLRIGLYILLGGDSLLPNGEIESDQDIAFLKMVVEKQFLSHAGLAKSYAYNKKVEGLYRPGYYECLGNVILKRFLLLVLILDRAKSWSSLPLKYGIDGLDGGSPLLFTIGTSVKSSSQMVTDFLSSDVMHGEGNLIAHLVIVGYKVSHHQCPLVEYEFKLVDILEDLQDGVRLCRAVQLLKQDSSILMKLTVPSDTHKKNLANCSIALRYLKEAGVPLYDDDRMEIVADDIANGDKELTLSLLWNMFVHLQLPLLVNSEVLADEVIRISGLTVHKSLGTSSTSLDILLHWIQAICDNYELKIENLYSLTDGKAIWCLLDHYFRKELSCSSAQKGIKGEESIVSASDYPDAVHSFVLSQRLTALLGEFPEVLEIGDIIEHHGACNGRSVVLLLVFLASQLIMKKNMDQLNFHKLLGCTCQSMGRRLSSHERLNSTSKEAFNLEDRDQMGNQEAARKFREIQAWWQMMADRNSISKPKSSTVDTSSPSTCSNNDQTELAARVIQSHYRGFRERRKFLKMRAAASVLQNAIQVSSLVRQKTIEKSSLQNSAAIKIQLAWKNFVFQKSLKIQHFAAINVQRQFRGWLIRKTYLIKRKAAIKIQTNFRSLKSRQLFHEARVATRSAILVQSYVRRWIIRRRFLMIRYLVIRIQSHCRGWLRRKDFLLQREAAITLQSSIRRIMLSTLFQNQRHAASTIQQFARLQISKNRLSGTSCATPEKWSCSTETQELQRVLPHVVKLQRWWRTVLSLRLRTTSAVIIQSYARMWLARREAARERQRVIVIQSYWKGYLARKEARGGIVDLRLRVQKTAANVDDSMRLINRLTAALSELLNLRSVSSILHTCATLDMATRHSQKCCEKLVEVGAIDKLLKVICSMTRSIPDQEVLKHALSTLRNLACYQHLVEVLIVSNGSIETIFREFLRNKDEGYFIASELLKKICLEHRGVEAVRRLPALVKRLNGLVEELKRKADTEKRNARSLAARENTERRLKEASELLKLISI; the protein is encoded by the exons ATGGATCCGATGGAACCCCAATCTTCCTCGTCTTCTTTGCTCCTCCGGGATATATCGAACTTCAAAACCCCGAGGCGCCCTTGTCACTACAAGCCCGGCGCTGCCTCCCGGTCCAATCTCCAGTCCCCGAGCCCCCGATTCTTCTCCGCATCCAAGCAAACTCCCCGCACCGCCTCCACCGCCCGACGCCCCTCTGCCACCGCCCGTCGCCTCAAGGCCTTCGAGATCGAGCAGTCCCGGTCCTCCCGCAAGGCGCAGTTGCAGAAGCAGCATTCCCTCAGGACGCTCTCCAAGTCCCTCACTGCTTGGCTTAATTTCCTGTTCGATAACCCGAGATCGTGCGGATGCGGTTCCGACTCTTCACTGATGGGACAGGGGAGTAGGGGCATGGGCCCTTCGGGGAAGGGAAAGAGGGACAGCGGCCCCGAGCAAGCGGTTGGGCTCGAGGCCACGTGGCGGAGCCCGAAGCGGCAGAGGGACCTGCGGTGGAAGATCCCCGAGGAGGGCGACGGTGGAAGTGGGCCTATCGCGTTCTCGAGCTCGGCATTTGCGAAGCTGAGGGATTCTCTGACGGAGGTGTGCAGCTTCGACGACTTGGTAGAGCGAATGAGCGTCTATTTGAGTTTGGATTGTTGCAAGGAAATCTTCACTGTGATGACCCAAGTCACCAAG AATATCGATGATGGAAGGTTGAAAATGAAGGCGCACTGCCCCATAGTAACAGATTTCGGCATGAAGGAGAAGGCCACGAAGACCCTCTTTTCCTACAACCATTTATGGCTTAGAATAGGATTGTACATTCTCCTTGGCGGTGATTCCTTGTTGCCTAATGGAGAAATAGAATCTGATCAAGACATAGCGTTCTTGAAAATGGTCGTGGAAAAGCAGTTTCTTTCCCATGCTGGGTTAGCGAAATCCTATGCTTACAACAAGAAGGTCGAAGGCCTGTACAGGCCTGGGTATTACGAGTGCCTAGGGAATGTCATACTGAAGAGGTTTTTGCTCCTCGTTCTCATTCTCGATAGAGCAAAATCCTGGAGCAGTCTTCCTCTCAAGTATGGTATCGATGGGCTGGATGGAGGCTCGCCCTTGTTGTTTACTATTGGAACCAGCGTTAAGTCGAGTTCTCAAATGGTTACTG ATTTCTTATCATCCGATGTGATGCATGGAGAAGGTAATCTTATTGCCCATCTAGTGATTGTAGGTTACAAAGTGTCTCATCACCAG TGTCCCCTCGTTGAATATGAGTTCAAACTAGTGGACATATTAGAAGATCTCCAAGATGGAGTTCGACTTTGTAGAGCTGTTCAACTTTTAAAGCAGGACTCATCAATTTTAATG AAGTTGACCGTTCCATCAGACACACATAAGAAGAACTTAGCGAACTGCAGCATTGCCTTGCGATATCTCAAGGAAGCTGGTGTGCCACTCTATGATGATGATAGAATGGAGATTGTGGCAGATGACATTGCCAATGGGGACAAGGAGCTCACCCTTTCTTTGCTTTGGAACATGTTTGTGCACTTGCAG CTTCCACTACTGGTCAACAGCGAAGTTCTAGCTGATGAAGTTATTCGTATAAGTGGACTTACGGTT CATAAGTCACTTGGTACCAGCTCCACTTCTTTGGACATCCTTTTGCACTGGATACAG GCTATATGTGATAATTACGAGCTGAAGATTGAAAACCTTTACTCATTGACTGATGGAAAAGCAATATGGTGCTTACTGGACCATTACTTTCGCAAGGAACTTTCTTGTTCTTCTGCTCAAAAG GGAATAAAGGGCGAAGAGTCGATTGTTTCTGCTAGTGATTATCCCGATGCTGTGCACAGTTTTGTACTATCTCAGAGGCTGACGGCATTACTGGGAGAATTCCCAGAG GTACTGGAGATCGGGGACATAATAGAGCATCATGGTGCATGTAATGGTCGCAGTGTAGTATTACTGTTGGTGTTCCTTGCATCTCAGCTGATTATGAAGAAAAACATG GACCAGTTGAATTTTCATAAGCTCTTAGGTTGCACTTGTCAGAGTATGGGAAGAAGACTTTCAAGTCATGAGCGCCTAAATTCAACTTCTAAAGAAGCCTTTAACTTAGAAGATAGAGATCAAATGGGAAATCAAG AGGCTGCGAGGAAGTTCAGGGAAATCCAGGCTTGGTGGCAGATGATGGCTGATAGAAATAGCATTTCAAAACCAAAGAGTTCTACCGTTGATACCTCCTCACCAAGCACTTGCAGCAATAATGATCAAACTG aacTTGCTGCACGGGTTATACAGTCCCACTACAGAGGATTTCGTGAGCGCCGCAAGTTTTTGAAGATGAGAGCAGCAGCTTCTGTTCTGCAAAACGCTATCCAGGTTTCGTCACTCGTGAGGCAGAAAACCATTGAGAAAAGTTCTCTTCAGAACAGTGCTGCCATCAAAATCCAACTTGCTTGGAAGAATTTTGTCTTCCAAAAGTCTCTCAAGATTCAGCATTTTGCCGCCATAAACGTACAACGGCAGTTCCGTGGATGGTTGATTAGGAAGACTTATTTGATTAAGAGGAAAGCAGCAATTAAAATCCAAACGAATTTCCGAAGTCTTAAATCTCGTCAATTGTTTCATGAAGCCAGGGTGGCAACAAGATCAGCAATCTTAGTCCAGTCTTACGTACGGAGATGGATCATTAGAAGGCGGTTTCTTATGATTCGGTATCTCGTTATACGAATTCAG AGCCATTGTCGTGGTTGGTTGAGAAGAAAGGACTTTCTGTTGCAAAGGGAGGCTGCAATCACCCTCCAAAGTTCGATAAGACGGATTATGCTCTCTACCCTATTCCAGAACCAGAGACATGCTGCCAGCACTATTCAACAGTTTGCCAGGCTGCAGATTTCTAAGAATAGGCTATCAG GGACTTCATGTGCCACTCCTGAGAAGTGGAGCTGCTCCACAGAGACCCAGGAATTGCAGAGGGTACTGCCTCATGTTGTAAAACTTCAGCGATGGTGGAGAACTGTTTTGTCGCTTCGACTACGAACAACATCAGCAGTTATTATTCAATCATATGCTCGTATGTGGTTGGCTAGGAGGGAAGCTGCTCGAGAGAGGCAACGAGTGATAGTCATCCAG TCATACTGGAAAGGCTATCTTGCACGAAAGGAGGCACGAGGAGGGATTGTAGATTTGCGCCTAAGAGTGCAGAAGACTGCTGCAAATGTAGATGACAGCATGCGACTCATAAATCGACTTACAGCAGCACTCTCAGAACTGCTCAATCTGAGAAGTGTCAGCAGCATTCTTCACACTTGCGCCACCTTGG ATATGGCAACTCGGCATTCTCAGAAGTGTTGCGAGAAGCTGGTAGAAGTTGGGGCTATTGACAAGTTACTGAAAGTTATCTGCTCTATGACTCGAAGCATTCCTGATCAAGAGGTTCTGAAACATGCCCTGTCAACACTCAGAAACCTTGCCTGCTACCAACATTTGGTTGAAGTGTTAATCGTTAGCAATGGATCAATAGAAACAATATTTCGTGAGTTTCTCAG GAACAAGGATGAAGGCTATTTTATCGCTTCCGAGCTCTTGAAGAAGATTTGTTTAGAGCATAGAGGTGTGGAAGCTGTGCGAAGGTTACCGGCTCTAGTAAAGAGGCTGAACGGTTTGGTCGAAGAACTTAAACGGAAAGCTGATACAGAGAAGAG GAATGCACGGAGCCTCGCTGCGCGAGAGAACACTGAAAGAAGATTGAAAGAGGCGAGCGAGCTTTTGAAACTGATCAGCATATAG
- the LOC116207803 gene encoding 15.4 kDa class V heat shock protein: MEISSALQQPHHFLTNPLLFPYQFIPQNYVHWTQTPDCHIYSADLPGVRKEEIKVEVEDSRYLVIRTEAVEESNEPARSFTRKFRLPTMVDIDGISAGYEDGVLTVRVPRSITRRGFFIDPADVLEAGEGLARAA, from the exons ATGGAGATCTCATCAGCACTTCAGCAGCCTCACCATTTCTTGACAAACCCTCTGCTCTTCCCTTATCAGTTCATCCCTCAGAACTATGTCCACTGGACTCAGACTCCTGACTGCCACATCTACTCTGCTGATCTCCCCG GTGTGAGGAAAGAGGAGATCAAAGTGGAGGTCGAGGACTCGAGGTACCTTGTTATCAGGACCGAGGCCGTTGAGGAATCAAACGAGCCCGCACGGAGCTTCACGAGGAAGTTCCGGCTCCCGACGATGGTCGATATAGACGGGATATCGGCTGGTTATGAGGACGGAGTCCTGACTGTTAGGGTGCCGAGATCAATCACCAGGAGAGGGTTCTTTATTGATCCTGCTGATGTGCTTGAGGCAGGGGAAGGCCTTGCAAGGGCAGCTTGA
- the LOC116207802 gene encoding zinc finger MYND domain-containing protein 15, giving the protein MDLHLKCLLGRFQEQFGSGPGLGPGSGACLMKVDGISPTFTRSLFRAAAALYRTEPWKRIRPGHLFGIRVGKDSDWSGKKQPFPCVQFIGGDGGDLGLHLFRSESDAKKMTGPRETLHIPNVDVLRVTYETESLMFPSNRRMIKSLGLEASGTDRFPVIDVARFGPSGGLRFRTPTIEELRYVYAFMRAISLIHPLLQSEDSVGPKWSRLVCFEPFIETVDVQWPPEMAKGGHDFVAVTISHPPSQAYEEKSGSTASSTPTKYSDPPKEEFFDLRVVSTSAFRQCANCEKEVLGEQLISCDRCWAVIYCNQTCQKQHWKEAHKGVCGLHKAMMEREEELAMKIFLFPCGADLPCKWLESMGLHQKGMWRRKCSCYSHCPFGLLPSKGGLRDSWGGLDDEEYPRDSSLYNHRNGYSSPVLLSGWSEYYNLRSLQLSSPVADILSHPLTAYYMLTTLSMSSKNLLLKGKEVILHYLGPEGELDWMPAFAEIGHLLNGVGNIQIVMVGLDVPTNLSGTTSGISSRVRVNLVRGIYQEEATYLPSPHVVMALNCGLHRYPSWGGALDLIKSTGVPAFFTDISELSCSYSKQVLRSAGLHITHPITPNPFRSPVRTHGPSDNLPSYSNGFLLGVNT; this is encoded by the coding sequence ATGGATTTGCATCTCAAGTGCCTGCTTGGTAGATTCCAGGAGCAATTCGGATCGGGACCCGGGCTTGGTCCTGGTTCCGGGGCGTGCCTGATGAAGGTCGATGGCATCAGCCCAACCTTCACAAGGTCCCTCTTTAGGGCCGCGGCCGCCCTTTATAGGACCGAGCCGTGGAAGCGGATCCGCCCGGGGCATTTGTTTGGGATCCGGGTGGGGAAGGACTCGGACTGGTCAGGCAAGAAGCAGCCGTTCCCTTGCGTCCAGTTTATTGGAGGGGATGGCGGAGATCTCGGGCTGCACTTGTTCCGATCTGAGTCTGATGCTAAGAAAATGACAGGCCCGCGTGAGACCCTTCACATCCCGAATGTGGATGTCTTGCGAGTGACGTATGAAACTGAGTCTCTGATGTTCCCCTCGAACAGGAGAATGATCAAGTCTCTTGGACTAGAAGCCTCAGGCACAGACCGGTTTCCCGTTATTGACGTTGCCAGGTTTGGGCCTTCGGGGGGTCTTCGGTTCAGAACCCCGACAATTGAAGAGCTGAGATATGTTTATGCGTTCATGAGGGCGATCTCTCTCATTCACCCGCTTCTTCAGTCAGAAGACAGTGTTGGGCCCAAGTGGTCGAGGCTGGTCTGCTTTGAGCCCTTTATTGAGACGGTTGATGTTCAGTGGCCGCCTGAAATGGCCAAGGGTGGCCACGACTTTGTGGCTGTTACAATCTCTCATCCACCCAGTCAGGCCTATGAGGAGAAGTCAGGCTCCACAGCTAGCTCGACCCCCACAAAATACTCGGATCCTCCAAAAGAGGAGTTTTTTGATCTGAGGGTCGTCTCGACTTCAGCTTTCCGGCAATGTGCCAACTGTGAGAAGGAAGTTCTTGGGGAACAGTTGATCTCTTGTGATCGGTGTTGGGCAGTGATCTACTGCAACCAGACTTGCCAAAAGCAGCATTGGAAGGAGGCGCACAAGGGCGTTTGCGGGCTCCACAAGGCGATGATGGAGCGAGAAGAAGAGCTTGCAATGAAGATCTTCCTCTTCCCCTGTGGAGCCGATCTTCCCTGTAAGTGGCTCGAGTCGATGGGCCTACATCAGAAGGGCATGTGGAGGAGAAAGTGCAGCTGCTACTCGCACTGCCCATTCGGGCTCCTCCCTAGCAAAGGTGGGCTCCGAGACTCATGGGGCGGGCTCGATGATGAAGAGTACCCCCGTGACTCTTCCTTGTATAACCATCGAAATGGATATTCTAGCCCGGTCCTCCTCTCGGGCTGGTCTGAGTACTATAACCTCCGTTCCCTCCAACTATCGAGCCCGGTGGCCGACATCCTCTCACACCCTCTTACTGCCTATTACATGCTAACAACTCTCAGCATGAGCTCGAAAAACCTTCTGCTGAAAGGCAAGGAGGTGATCCTCCACTACCTCGGGCCTGAAGGAGAATTGGACTGGATGCCCGCTTTCGCAGAGATCGGCCACTTGCTCAATGGGGTGGGCAACATACAGATCGTGATGGTCGGGCTGGATGTCCCAACAAACTTATCGGGTACGACCTCGGGGATCAGCAGTCGGGTCAGGGTGAATCTCGTGCGAGGAATCTACCAAGAGGAAGCTACTTACCTCCCTTCGCCTCATGTCGTTATGGCTCTGAACTGTGGTCTCCACCGGTATCCGAGCTGGGGAGGAGCGCTTGATCTGATTAAGTCGACTGGTGTCCCAGCTTTCTTCACTGATATTTCAGAGCTCTCTTGCTCCTATAGTAAGCAGGTTCTTCGTAGTGCCGGGCTTCATATCACACACCCGATCACGCCGAACCCCTTTCGCTCCCCGGTCAGAACTCACGGGCCTTCTGATAACCTCCCTTCATACAGCAATGGTTTCCTGCTGGGAGTGAACACATAG